Within the Acidipropionibacterium acidipropionici genome, the region TCGGCGGACGAGGCCTGGCCAACGTCATCGCCGGATCGATCAAGACCATCAATGACCCCGGCGTCGTCGCCCTGGGCACCGAGTCCCTGCTCGGCATCCCCTACTCGGTCCTGATCGGCCTCATGGTGGTGCTCATCGTCGCCTTCCTGGTGCGCCGCACCACATTCGGGCTCAACGTCGAGTCGATCGGCGCCAACCAGCTCGCCACCAAGCTCGCCGGCGTGCGCATCGGTGCGGTGCTGCTGACGGTCTACGCGATCAACGGCCTGCTCTCGGCCCTGTCCGGCATCATCGTCGCCGCCCGCACCCAGGCCTCCGATCCCAAGACCGTCGGCCTGCAGATGGAGATGGACGCCATCGCGGCCGTCGTCATCGGCGGCACATCCCTCAACGGCGGCAAGGTGAGAATCCTCGGCACGGTGGCCGGCGCCCTGCTGATGCAGCTCATCACGGCCACCCTCGTCTCGCACAACGCGCCCGACTCGATGG harbors:
- a CDS encoding ABC transporter permease, whose amino-acid sequence is MTWISKYGVYVALVVLFLLNMAITDHFMTASNLRLQLIQTAPTLIVAMGMAMVIGTKGIDLSVGAVMALSAAVVPLYIGYGSAAAILIGLLFGVLCGLFAGFLVAVVGLQPIVATLSVMIGGRGLANVIAGSIKTINDPGVVALGTESLLGIPYSVLIGLMVVLIVAFLVRRTTFGLNVESIGANQLATKLAGVRIGAVLLTVYAINGLLSALSGIIVAARTQASDPKTVGLQMEMDAIAAVVIGGTSLNGGKVRILGTVAGALLMQLITATLVSHNAPDSMAQMVEAVVIIAAVFTQVGRRKS